In one window of Candidatus Avedoeria danica DNA:
- a CDS encoding DUF11 domain-containing protein, which produces MSPGDFLGEFLITEPGEPAPINPTGLVWGPDGDLFVASCGSHNVIRYRGFIANRATISGNSNPPNNPNDPNLSNNTGTVAVWVQGADLEVEKTVDDNTPDEGDTVIYTITVTNHGPKDAIDVHATDVLPPQLTYVSSTASQGTYTPGTGDWNVGALAFDENTGIGAEATLDIVATVNPGVAAANPIVTNTVTVDDLSPMIGDPDTRNNTASVPIFLVFADLAVTKSVDLPIADEGQTVEFTITVTNNGEDDATGVQIRDRVPSGMAFVSATTPPGTTYNPVSGIWNIGSLPDGAMRTLLLRGQVLSGTGGQVLTNVATVAATSLPDPDLSNDTATADVSVRGADLSIDKTVTPGPYAFGTPVTFTIVVTNNGPLNAVGVTARDRLPVGLTYVSHTASGGTYDPISGVWTIGALANGASRTLTINATFSSAASESATNIATVTALTGDQDLNNNRDAVVLGVPNIDLDIIIVSRPAAIYPDPAESAAALELARDAHDAGEGGDTAPADAVEGPDAPDAADPDAETPRPPLLPGPAVAGNGLFYDITVRNDGTSIATGVVLTLMLDVDVHYVTDNNVPQCVEAPVGFLTCQFGSIPPGGSKTITVQTEVEPDAYYTRLIAAQPLVLTLRAGVTADQDDTDILNDTEVHLTHLVDLADTRIWKISKPDDGIRAGEIFTYTLLVENLGPSHARDLAIDDTLLSSGAFTLVGTLLDPARNDACTVAPAPPPLSGQILRCTLVEPLEPVGSGFRHRPLDRAGDGPRHADAGHQQRGARLQPRRRDGTHRHARPAAREQRRRGQHLRAGHVRSRDHEVVGRHRAQPDGLRHDDERSEQRHRRRTADVDDHRDEPGAGLRGTGRQHRPERRRLRLRARRARDRLDRRRRAGGVGRRVPRRYAGRPVRPGPLRLRLARGRRVRHGDDRGAGERGLRRALGHEPDREQRLRLVGQHRPVLRRQLRDAYHDRRRGRRPLDPEDRDAEPGHRRPRADLRARDRERRPVEQPKRHGPRHVAGRRDLRRRADREPARPRALHLQ; this is translated from the coding sequence ATGTCGCCCGGTGATTTCCTGGGCGAGTTCCTCATCACCGAGCCCGGCGAGCCGGCGCCGATCAACCCCACAGGCCTCGTGTGGGGCCCGGACGGCGACCTCTTTGTCGCGAGCTGCGGCAGCCACAACGTCATCCGCTACCGCGGCTTCATCGCGAACCGGGCGACGATCTCCGGCAACAGCAACCCGCCGAACAACCCGAACGACCCGAACCTGTCGAACAACACCGGCACCGTCGCGGTCTGGGTCCAAGGTGCGGATCTCGAGGTCGAGAAGACCGTCGACGACAACACGCCGGACGAAGGGGACACCGTGATCTACACGATCACGGTCACGAACCACGGTCCGAAGGACGCGATCGACGTGCATGCGACGGACGTCCTGCCGCCGCAGCTGACGTACGTCAGCTCGACCGCCAGCCAGGGCACCTACACGCCCGGCACGGGCGACTGGAACGTCGGCGCGCTGGCGTTCGACGAGAACACCGGCATCGGCGCCGAGGCGACGCTCGACATCGTCGCCACCGTGAACCCGGGCGTCGCGGCGGCGAACCCGATCGTTACAAATACCGTGACGGTTGACGACCTCTCGCCGATGATCGGCGACCCCGACACGCGCAACAACACGGCGTCCGTGCCGATCTTCCTCGTCTTCGCCGACCTGGCGGTCACGAAGTCCGTCGACCTGCCGATCGCCGACGAGGGCCAGACCGTCGAGTTCACGATCACCGTCACGAACAACGGCGAGGACGACGCGACAGGCGTCCAGATCCGCGACCGCGTGCCGAGCGGCATGGCCTTCGTCAGCGCCACGACGCCGCCGGGCACGACGTACAACCCCGTTTCGGGCATCTGGAACATCGGCAGCCTGCCGGACGGCGCGATGCGCACGCTCCTGCTGCGGGGCCAGGTCCTCAGCGGTACGGGCGGCCAGGTTCTGACGAACGTCGCGACCGTCGCCGCGACCAGCCTGCCCGACCCCGATCTGAGCAACGACACCGCCACCGCAGACGTCTCGGTTCGCGGCGCGGACCTTTCGATCGACAAGACCGTCACGCCCGGTCCGTACGCCTTCGGAACGCCCGTGACGTTCACGATCGTCGTGACGAACAACGGGCCGCTGAACGCCGTCGGCGTCACGGCGCGCGACCGGCTCCCGGTCGGCCTGACGTACGTCTCACACACCGCTTCCGGCGGGACGTACGACCCGATCTCGGGCGTCTGGACGATCGGAGCGCTGGCCAACGGCGCGTCGCGCACGCTGACGATCAACGCCACGTTCAGCTCGGCGGCCAGCGAGTCCGCGACGAACATCGCCACGGTGACGGCGTTGACCGGGGATCAGGACCTTAACAACAACCGCGACGCCGTCGTCCTCGGCGTCCCGAACATCGACCTCGACATCATCATCGTCTCGCGCCCGGCGGCCATCTACCCGGACCCGGCCGAGTCCGCCGCGGCGCTCGAGCTGGCGCGCGACGCCCACGACGCCGGTGAGGGTGGGGACACCGCTCCGGCCGACGCGGTCGAAGGCCCGGACGCACCCGACGCCGCCGACCCGGACGCCGAGACGCCGCGCCCGCCGCTCCTGCCCGGCCCGGCCGTCGCCGGCAATGGGCTGTTCTACGACATCACGGTCCGCAACGACGGGACGAGCATCGCCACCGGCGTCGTCCTCACGCTCATGCTCGATGTCGACGTCCACTACGTGACGGACAACAACGTCCCGCAGTGCGTCGAGGCGCCGGTCGGCTTCCTGACGTGCCAGTTCGGCTCGATCCCGCCGGGCGGGAGCAAGACGATCACGGTCCAGACCGAGGTCGAGCCGGACGCCTACTACACGCGCCTGATCGCCGCCCAGCCGCTCGTCCTGACGCTGCGCGCCGGCGTGACGGCCGACCAGGACGACACCGACATCCTGAACGACACCGAGGTCCACCTGACGCATCTCGTCGACCTGGCGGACACCCGGATCTGGAAGATCAGCAAGCCGGACGATGGCATCCGCGCCGGCGAGATCTTCACGTACACCCTCCTCGTCGAGAACCTCGGGCCCTCGCACGCCCGCGATCTGGCGATCGACGACACGCTCCTCTCGTCGGGCGCGTTCACGCTCGTCGGCACGCTGCTCGATCCGGCGCGGAACGACGCCTGTACCGTCGCTCCGGCGCCGCCGCCGCTGTCGGGCCAGATCCTGCGCTGCACGCTCGTCGAGCCGCTCGAGCCCGTCGGCAGCGGCTTCCGGCACCGGCCGCTGGACCGTGCAGGTGACGGCCCGCGCCACGCAGACGCAGGACATCAACAACGAGGCGCGCGTCTACAGCCGCGACGGCGTGACGGGACGCATCGGCACGCCCGACCCGCGGCTCGGGAACAACGTCGCCGTGGACAGCATCTCCGTGCTGGACACGTCCGATCTCGTGATCACGAAGTCGTCGGTCGGCATCGTGCGCAGCCCGACGGTCTGCGCCACGACGACGAGCGTTCCGAACAACGTCACCGCCGGCGAACGGCTGACGTGGACGATCATCGTGACGAACCAGGCGCCGGCCTTCGGGGAACCGGGCGGCAGCATCGCCCCGAACGTCGTCGTCTCCGACTTCGTGCCCGCCGGGCTCGAGATCGTCTCGATCGCCGGCGTCGGGCCGGCGGCGTCGGCCGCAGGGTGCCACGCCGGTACGCCGGGCGACCCGTCCGACCCGGCCCGCTGCGTCTTCGCCTCGCTCGTGGCCGGCGCGTCCGGCACGGTGACGATCGTGGCGCGGGTGAACGCGGACTACGTCGGGCGCTCGGGCACGAACCTGATCGTGAACAGCGCCTACGCCTCGTCGGACAACATCGACCCGTTCTACGACGACAACTTCGTGACGCATATCACGACCGTCGGCGAGGTCGCCGACCTCTCGATCCAGAAGATCGCGACGCCGAGCCCGGTCATCGCCGGCCGCGAGCTGACCTACGAGCTCGTGATCGAGAACGCCGGCCCGTCGAACAGCCGAAGCGTCACGGTCCGCGACACGTTGCCGGCCGGCGTGATCTTCGTCGGCGCGCGGATCGAGAACCTGCGAGACCGCGAGCTCTGCACCTACAGTGA